In a single window of the Halobaculum lipolyticum genome:
- a CDS encoding competence/damage-inducible protein A produces the protein MQVALVTVGDELLAGDTVNTNASWLAAQLTGRGVAVERVTTVPDRVDDIADVVGAYRDAYDAVLVTGGVGPTHDDVTMDGVAAAVGVDLAANGEALAYLTEHGGYAADDLSEGTTHLPEGARVINNDEGVAPGCVIDGIYVFPGVPAEMEAMFASVADEFAGAEPFVATVETPEPESTLLDRLAAVRERFDVTVGSYPGDHVRVKFTGTDEERVEAAAAWLRKRVEPLAEPAGTAAGEE, from the coding sequence ATGCAGGTCGCGCTCGTCACCGTCGGGGACGAACTCCTCGCCGGCGACACCGTCAACACGAACGCCTCGTGGCTCGCCGCGCAGTTGACCGGGCGCGGCGTCGCCGTCGAACGGGTGACGACCGTCCCCGATCGGGTCGACGACATCGCCGACGTCGTCGGGGCGTACCGCGACGCCTACGACGCGGTGCTCGTCACCGGCGGCGTCGGCCCGACCCACGACGACGTGACGATGGACGGCGTCGCGGCCGCCGTCGGCGTCGACCTCGCGGCCAACGGCGAGGCGCTCGCGTACCTCACCGAGCACGGCGGCTACGCGGCCGACGACCTCAGCGAGGGCACCACCCACCTCCCCGAGGGCGCTCGCGTGATCAACAACGACGAGGGCGTCGCGCCGGGCTGTGTGATCGACGGGATCTACGTGTTCCCGGGCGTGCCGGCGGAGATGGAGGCGATGTTCGCGTCCGTCGCCGACGAGTTCGCCGGCGCGGAGCCGTTCGTCGCGACCGTCGAGACGCCGGAGCCGGAGTCGACGCTGTTGGACCGGCTCGCGGCGGTCCGCGAGCGGTTCGACGTGACCGTCGGCTCCTACCCCGGTGACCACGTCCGCGTGAAGTTCACCGGCACCGACGAGGAGCGCGTCGAGGCGGCGGCCGCGTGGCTGCGCAAGCGTGTCGAGCCGCTGGCCGAGCCGGCCGGGACGGCGGCGGGCGAGGAGTGA
- a CDS encoding FAD-dependent oxidoreductase, which yields MTRTDGGDDGPEVLVVGGGATGVGVARDLAMRGVSVVLAERDGLSAGATGRSHGVLHSGARYAEADERGAEECVRENEILRDVAGVCVADTGGLFVSLASDDADYFARKRDACLAVGIDAEEVPVAEARERVPGLSDRVERAMWVPDGVIYPSRLVAATAGDARDRGARIRTHAPLTDVAVDGGRVVGATVGGDDLDVDVVVNAAGAWAESCAALAGVDVPMRPTKGVMVGVERDGVGPVVNRARSPADGDIAVPHPGSDRVVLGTTSVAVDDPDDYERGDEEVERVIEECAGMVPGFADDAVVDTYWGVRPLYGPSEADRAAAATDAAGTGDARGISREFTLLDHERDGAAGFYSIVGGKLTTHRAMAEAVADRVCERLGVDADCRTAAEPLAAADAPETVDRLVAEFDAGSPADYDVTGAE from the coding sequence GTGACCCGAACTGACGGCGGCGACGACGGACCCGAGGTGCTCGTGGTCGGCGGCGGCGCGACCGGCGTGGGCGTCGCGCGCGACCTCGCGATGCGGGGCGTGTCGGTCGTCCTGGCGGAGCGCGACGGGCTCTCGGCCGGAGCGACCGGCCGCTCGCACGGCGTGCTCCACTCGGGCGCCCGCTACGCCGAGGCCGACGAACGGGGCGCCGAGGAGTGCGTCCGTGAGAACGAGATCCTCCGCGACGTCGCGGGCGTCTGTGTCGCCGACACCGGCGGCCTGTTCGTCTCGCTGGCGTCGGACGACGCCGACTACTTCGCCCGCAAGCGCGACGCCTGCCTGGCGGTCGGTATCGACGCCGAGGAGGTCCCGGTCGCCGAGGCTCGCGAGCGCGTCCCGGGGCTGTCCGACCGCGTCGAGCGTGCGATGTGGGTCCCCGACGGCGTGATCTACCCGTCGAGACTCGTCGCCGCGACCGCGGGCGACGCCCGCGACCGCGGCGCCCGCATCCGGACGCACGCCCCCCTGACCGACGTGGCCGTCGACGGCGGGCGCGTCGTCGGCGCCACCGTCGGCGGCGACGACCTCGACGTGGACGTGGTGGTCAACGCCGCCGGCGCGTGGGCGGAGTCGTGTGCGGCGCTGGCCGGCGTCGACGTGCCGATGCGCCCGACGAAGGGGGTGATGGTCGGCGTCGAGCGCGACGGCGTCGGGCCGGTGGTCAACCGCGCGCGCTCGCCCGCCGACGGCGACATCGCGGTGCCCCACCCCGGCAGCGACCGGGTCGTCCTCGGCACGACGAGCGTCGCCGTCGACGACCCCGACGACTACGAGCGCGGCGACGAGGAGGTCGAACGCGTGATCGAGGAGTGTGCCGGGATGGTGCCCGGATTCGCCGACGACGCCGTCGTGGACACCTACTGGGGCGTCCGCCCGCTGTACGGTCCCAGCGAGGCCGACCGGGCGGCGGCCGCCACCGACGCCGCGGGGACGGGCGACGCCCGCGGCATCTCCCGTGAGTTCACGCTGCTGGACCACGAGCGCGACGGGGCCGCCGGGTTCTACTCCATCGTCGGCGGGAAGCTGACCACCCACCGCGCGATGGCGGAGGCGGTCGCCGACCGCGTCTGCGAGCGCCTCGGCGTCGACGCCGACTGTCGGACCGCGGCGGAACCGCTGGCGGCGGCCGACGCGCCGGAGACGGTCGACCGGCTCGTGGCCGAGTTCGACGCCGGCTCCCCCGCCGACTACGACGTGACCGGCGCGGAGTAG
- the glpK gene encoding glycerol kinase GlpK gives MVERYVGAIDQGTTGTRFMVFDHGGQVVANAYEKHEQIYPEPGWVEHDPTEIWENTQQVVRDALADAGLDATQLEAIGITNQRETTIVWDAESGRPVHNALVWQDRRTTDRVEELQDEDKVEWIRGKTGLEADAYFSATKTEWILDNAEPLKLQASRGESVRDRAENGELLMGTIDTWLIYNLTGNHITDVSNASRTMLYDIREMEWDDELLDEFGVPESMLPEVRPSSDEDYYGTTDPDGFLGAEVPVAGALGDQQAALFGQTCFDEGDAKNTYGTGSFYLMNTGTEAVESDHGLLTTIGFQMSGEPVQYALEGSIFVTGAAIEWLEDVDLINNAAQTAELARSVDSTDGVYMVPAFTGLGAPHWDGRARGTIVGMTRGTRKEHIVRATLEAIAYQTRDVAEAMEADSGVETTSLRVDGGAVKNNFLCQLQSDIIQTEIARPEVDETTALGSAYAAGLAVGYWDSVDDLRQNWQIDREFTPEADADEVDAMYSRWGDAVERSRNWATEE, from the coding sequence ATGGTAGAACGCTACGTCGGCGCGATCGATCAGGGAACGACAGGCACGCGGTTCATGGTGTTCGACCACGGCGGGCAGGTGGTCGCCAACGCCTACGAGAAACACGAGCAGATCTATCCCGAGCCGGGGTGGGTCGAGCACGACCCGACCGAGATCTGGGAGAACACCCAACAGGTCGTCCGCGACGCGCTCGCGGACGCCGGGCTGGACGCGACCCAACTGGAGGCGATCGGGATCACGAACCAGCGGGAGACGACCATCGTCTGGGACGCCGAGTCCGGGCGGCCGGTCCACAACGCGCTCGTGTGGCAGGACCGCCGGACGACCGACCGGGTCGAGGAACTGCAAGATGAGGACAAAGTCGAGTGGATCCGCGGCAAGACCGGGCTGGAGGCCGACGCGTACTTCTCGGCGACGAAGACCGAGTGGATCCTCGACAACGCCGAGCCGCTGAAGCTGCAGGCGTCGCGCGGCGAGAGCGTCCGCGACCGCGCCGAGAACGGCGAACTGCTGATGGGCACCATCGACACGTGGCTCATCTACAACCTCACGGGCAACCACATCACCGACGTCTCGAACGCCTCGCGGACGATGCTGTACGACATCCGCGAGATGGAGTGGGACGACGAACTGCTCGACGAGTTCGGCGTGCCCGAGTCGATGCTGCCGGAGGTTCGCCCCTCCTCCGACGAGGACTACTACGGCACTACCGACCCGGACGGCTTCCTCGGCGCCGAGGTGCCGGTCGCGGGCGCGCTCGGCGACCAGCAGGCCGCGCTGTTCGGGCAGACGTGCTTCGACGAGGGCGACGCCAAGAACACGTACGGCACCGGCTCGTTCTACCTGATGAACACCGGGACCGAGGCCGTCGAGTCCGACCACGGCCTGCTCACGACCATCGGGTTCCAGATGTCGGGCGAACCGGTGCAGTACGCGCTGGAGGGGTCCATCTTCGTCACCGGCGCCGCCATCGAGTGGCTGGAGGACGTCGACCTCATCAACAACGCCGCCCAGACGGCCGAACTCGCGCGGTCGGTCGACTCGACCGACGGCGTCTACATGGTGCCGGCGTTCACGGGACTGGGCGCCCCCCACTGGGACGGCCGCGCCCGCGGCACCATCGTCGGGATGACCCGCGGGACGCGCAAAGAACACATCGTCCGGGCGACGCTGGAGGCGATCGCCTACCAGACGCGCGACGTGGCCGAGGCGATGGAGGCCGACTCCGGCGTCGAGACGACCAGCCTACGCGTCGACGGCGGCGCGGTGAAGAACAACTTCCTGTGTCAGCTCCAGTCGGACATCATCCAGACGGAGATCGCCCGTCCCGAGGTCGACGAGACGACCGCGCTCGGCTCCGCGTACGCCGCGGGGCTGGCGGTCGGGTACTGGGACTCCGTCGACGACCTCCGACAGAACTGGCAGATCGACCGCGAGTTCACGCCGGAGGCGGACGCCGACGAGGTCGACGCGATGTACTCGCGGTGGGGTGACGCCGTCGAACGCTCGCGGAACTGGGCGACGGAGGAGTGA
- a CDS encoding AAA family ATPase, producing the protein MNIEDRIARRRRTGDRHRLVLDEDALSPVWHPPEPVDRGALVERLLDHLDAVFDGERPPNGYLRGPGGTGKSAVTAALVDRLSEALPPPGEALFTTTRGGSASGVSFVRVDLREADSAFEFAHAVLDGLVSDAVPRSGVGTDEIHGRLERRVRGGGPVVVVADHVGEPETVDVATVADRLEAVDGPFAWLAIGRPAPDDVAVPEGTPVIDVEPYSRATLTDLLAARADAGLGQGALSHSAIRRIAEWADGDAGVALSALLGAVEVAGEDGAVDDDAVDAGMAAVPWPCVPAGRVLALPANRVRTLACLVALDPDERAPVGDCAARIAGRLDLTASTVERFLYELAEAGIVERVRVDDHEGPGRPPSRVDPRFATLAFRALFNRRFATPAV; encoded by the coding sequence ATGAACATCGAGGACCGCATCGCCCGCCGCCGCCGAACCGGCGACCGGCACAGACTCGTGCTCGACGAGGACGCGTTGAGTCCCGTCTGGCACCCTCCGGAGCCGGTCGACCGCGGGGCGCTCGTCGAACGGCTGCTCGACCACCTCGACGCGGTGTTCGACGGGGAGCGGCCGCCGAACGGCTACCTCCGCGGTCCCGGCGGGACGGGCAAGTCGGCCGTCACGGCCGCGCTCGTCGACCGGCTCTCGGAGGCGCTGCCGCCGCCGGGCGAGGCGCTGTTCACTACGACCCGCGGCGGGAGCGCCTCGGGCGTCTCGTTCGTGCGCGTCGACCTCCGCGAGGCGGACTCGGCGTTCGAGTTCGCCCACGCCGTGCTCGACGGCCTGGTGTCGGACGCGGTGCCGCGCAGCGGCGTCGGCACCGACGAGATCCACGGGCGGCTCGAACGGCGCGTCCGCGGCGGCGGCCCGGTCGTCGTCGTCGCCGACCACGTCGGCGAGCCGGAGACCGTCGACGTCGCGACGGTCGCCGACCGCCTCGAGGCCGTCGACGGGCCGTTCGCCTGGCTCGCGATCGGTCGGCCGGCCCCCGACGACGTCGCCGTCCCGGAGGGCACGCCCGTGATCGACGTGGAGCCGTACTCGCGGGCGACGCTGACGGACCTGCTGGCGGCGCGCGCGGACGCCGGACTCGGGCAGGGTGCCCTCAGCCACTCGGCGATCCGGCGGATCGCCGAGTGGGCCGACGGCGACGCCGGCGTGGCGCTGTCGGCGCTGCTCGGGGCCGTCGAGGTCGCCGGCGAGGACGGCGCCGTCGACGACGACGCGGTCGACGCCGGGATGGCCGCGGTCCCGTGGCCGTGTGTCCCGGCGGGACGCGTCCTCGCGCTCCCGGCGAACCGCGTACGGACGCTCGCGTGTCTCGTCGCGTTGGACCCCGACGAGCGCGCCCCGGTCGGCGACTGCGCCGCGCGGATCGCCGGCCGGCTCGACCTCACGGCGTCGACCGTCGAGCGGTTCCTCTACGAACTCGCGGAGGCGGGGATCGTCGAGCGCGTCCGGGTCGACGACCACGAGGGCCCGGGGCGCCCGCCGAGCCGCGTCGACCCGCGGTTCGCGACGCTGGCGTTCCGCGCCCTCTTCAACCGGCGCTTCGCCACGCCCGCCGTCTGA
- the glpA gene encoding anaerobic glycerol-3-phosphate dehydrogenase subunit GlpA, whose protein sequence is MSERTEVVVIGGGSTGCGVARDLAMRGVDVTLVEQGNLTHGTTGRMHGLLHSGGRYAVSDQASARECIEENRVLRDIASHCVEMTGGLFVKRPEDTEEYFRQKLEGCRECDIPAEVLTAEEAREVEPFLAGDIDKAIRVPDGAIDPFRLCVANAADAEEHGARVETHSPVTDVLVEDGEIVGVEVTHESGAGKRVHGTEGGTEAIYADHVVNATGAWAGRIGDMAGVNVEVRPSKGVMTVMNVREVDTVINRCKPKGDADIVVPHETTCILGTTDEEVDDPEDYPEEAWEVDLMIEELSKLVPMLEDARTIRSYWGVRPLYEPPGTGTTDPTDITRDFFLLDHADRDDLPGMTSIVGGKFTTYRLMAEKISDHVCDLLGVDADCETADVPLPGSEDFTVLRDYMDDFGLRSPIGRRSMQRLGSRADEVLETDEPNPVVCQCEAVTRAELRDAIGEAGTDLNDVRLRTRASMGNCQGGFCVHRMANDLRDFGGYDRATVDAALDELWQERWKGQRHALWDQQLSQAMLNHLLHATTMNRDGAAPEDFSAFDAGESDESPGVDDAGEAGDAPGATAPDGGVPLADADATDRHDGGDAGGD, encoded by the coding sequence ATGAGCGAACGGACCGAGGTGGTCGTGATCGGCGGCGGGTCGACGGGCTGCGGGGTGGCGCGCGACCTCGCGATGCGCGGCGTCGACGTGACGCTCGTCGAGCAGGGCAACCTCACACACGGGACGACGGGGCGGATGCACGGACTCCTCCACAGCGGCGGCCGGTACGCCGTCTCCGACCAGGCGAGCGCCCGCGAGTGCATCGAGGAGAACCGGGTGCTGCGCGACATCGCGAGCCACTGCGTCGAGATGACCGGCGGCCTGTTCGTGAAGCGCCCGGAGGACACCGAGGAGTACTTCCGACAGAAGTTGGAGGGGTGTCGCGAGTGCGACATCCCCGCGGAGGTGCTCACCGCCGAGGAGGCCCGGGAGGTGGAGCCGTTCCTCGCGGGCGACATCGACAAGGCGATCCGGGTACCCGACGGCGCCATCGACCCGTTCCGGCTGTGCGTCGCCAACGCCGCCGACGCCGAGGAACACGGCGCGCGCGTCGAGACGCACTCGCCGGTGACGGACGTGCTCGTCGAGGACGGCGAGATCGTCGGCGTCGAGGTGACCCACGAGTCGGGCGCCGGCAAACGCGTCCACGGCACCGAGGGCGGCACCGAGGCGATCTACGCCGACCACGTCGTCAACGCGACGGGCGCGTGGGCCGGCCGCATCGGCGACATGGCCGGCGTGAACGTCGAGGTCCGGCCGAGCAAGGGCGTGATGACGGTGATGAACGTCCGCGAGGTCGACACGGTGATCAATCGCTGCAAGCCGAAGGGCGACGCCGACATCGTCGTCCCCCACGAGACGACCTGCATCCTCGGCACGACCGACGAGGAGGTCGACGACCCGGAGGACTACCCCGAGGAGGCGTGGGAGGTCGACCTCATGATCGAGGAGCTGTCGAAGCTCGTCCCGATGCTCGAGGACGCCCGCACGATCCGGTCGTACTGGGGCGTCCGGCCGCTGTACGAGCCGCCGGGCACCGGGACCACCGACCCGACGGACATCACGCGCGACTTCTTCCTGCTCGACCACGCCGACCGCGACGACCTGCCCGGCATGACCTCCATCGTCGGCGGGAAGTTCACCACCTACCGGCTGATGGCCGAGAAGATCTCCGACCACGTCTGCGACCTGCTGGGGGTGGACGCCGACTGCGAGACCGCCGACGTCCCCCTGCCGGGCAGCGAGGACTTCACCGTCCTCCGCGACTACATGGACGACTTCGGCCTGCGCTCGCCGATCGGTCGCCGGAGCATGCAGCGGCTCGGCTCCCGCGCCGACGAGGTGCTCGAGACCGACGAGCCGAACCCGGTCGTCTGCCAGTGCGAGGCGGTCACCCGGGCGGAACTGCGCGACGCCATCGGGGAGGCCGGAACCGACCTCAACGACGTCCGACTCAGGACCCGCGCGTCGATGGGGAACTGTCAGGGCGGCTTCTGCGTCCACCGGATGGCGAACGACCTCCGCGACTTCGGCGGCTACGACCGCGCCACCGTCGACGCCGCGCTCGACGAACTGTGGCAGGAGCGCTGGAAGGGCCAGCGCCACGCGCTGTGGGACCAACAGCTCTCGCAAGCGATGCTCAACCACCTGCTGCACGCGACGACGATGAACCGCGACGGCGCGGCGCCGGAGGACTTCTCGGCGTTCGACGCCGGGGAGTCCGACGAGTCGCCCGGCGTCGACGACGCGGGCGAGGCGGGCGACGCGCCGGGCGCGACCGCGCCCGACGGCGGCGTCCCCCTCGCGGACGCCGACGCGACGGACCGACACGACGGAGGTGACGCCGGTGGCGATTGA
- the glpB gene encoding glycerol-3-phosphate dehydrogenase subunit GlpB, with amino-acid sequence MAIEADVVVVGGGLAGATAALSAAREGVHVHLISAKESTLRQASGLIDALGYPDPDGRSPPLANPYDGVDDLPDGHPYRVVGADALREGLALFDDAVGDRYRGGHTDRNALVATTSGRAKPTARYPRSVAPGLVSDDRDTLLVGFEAATDFDAPLAAERLTAAGVPFDVAGATIAFPGDYRADAAVTRLAHALERDEDAGNGRSTRQRLADRVRPHLGDAERVGFPAMLGDAHVEEVRADLSDRLGAEVFEIPTGPPSLPGIRLEDRLFEALDEAGVSMTTGNPVVDYETDADGDIDRVIVDRNGARIPYDADAYVLATGGLVGKGVESDRDGPREGVFGCRVPAPDDRMAWSEAGAFADHAFARFGVDTDERLRPLGSDGEPEFGNLFAAGGVVGGADVAREKSASGVSLATGLVAGRTAAEEA; translated from the coding sequence GTGGCGATTGAGGCGGACGTGGTCGTCGTCGGCGGCGGGCTGGCCGGGGCGACGGCGGCGCTGTCGGCCGCCCGCGAGGGCGTCCACGTCCACCTGATCTCCGCGAAGGAGAGCACGCTCCGGCAGGCAAGCGGCCTGATCGACGCGCTCGGCTACCCCGACCCGGACGGCCGCTCGCCGCCGCTGGCGAACCCGTACGACGGCGTCGACGACCTCCCCGACGGCCACCCGTACCGCGTCGTCGGCGCCGACGCGCTGCGGGAGGGGTTGGCGCTGTTCGACGACGCCGTCGGCGACCGCTACCGGGGCGGGCACACCGACCGGAACGCGCTCGTCGCGACGACCTCCGGGCGCGCGAAGCCGACGGCGAGATACCCGCGCAGCGTCGCGCCGGGGCTGGTCAGCGACGACCGCGACACGCTGTTGGTGGGGTTCGAGGCGGCCACCGACTTCGACGCGCCGCTGGCGGCCGAGCGGCTGACCGCCGCGGGCGTGCCGTTCGACGTGGCCGGCGCCACGATCGCGTTCCCCGGCGACTACCGCGCCGACGCCGCGGTGACGCGGCTGGCGCACGCGCTCGAACGCGACGAGGACGCGGGGAACGGGCGGTCGACGCGCCAGCGGCTCGCCGACCGCGTTCGGCCACACCTCGGCGACGCCGAGCGCGTCGGCTTCCCGGCGATGCTGGGCGACGCCCACGTCGAGGAGGTCCGTGCGGACCTCTCGGACCGCCTCGGCGCCGAGGTGTTCGAGATCCCGACCGGGCCGCCGAGCCTGCCGGGGATCCGGCTGGAGGACCGGCTGTTCGAGGCGCTCGACGAGGCGGGCGTGTCGATGACGACCGGGAACCCGGTCGTCGACTACGAGACGGATGCCGACGGCGACATCGACCGCGTGATCGTCGACCGCAACGGCGCGCGGATCCCCTACGACGCCGACGCCTACGTACTCGCGACCGGCGGGCTGGTCGGCAAGGGCGTCGAGTCCGACCGCGACGGGCCGCGCGAGGGCGTGTTCGGCTGTCGCGTCCCGGCGCCCGACGACCGCATGGCGTGGTCGGAAGCGGGCGCCTTCGCCGACCACGCGTTCGCGCGCTTCGGGGTCGACACCGACGAGCGCCTGCGGCCGCTGGGGAGCGACGGGGAGCCGGAGTTCGGGAACCTGTTCGCCGCCGGCGGCGTCGTCGGCGGCGCCGACGTGGCGCGCGAGAAGTCGGCCAGCGGCGTCTCGCTGGCCACGGGGCTGGTCGCGGGTCGCACCGCGGCGGAGGAAGCATGA
- a CDS encoding anaerobic glycerol-3-phosphate dehydrogenase subunit C gives MSDGHDTHHTDDDCGCSDAEATRPAGAGAVPDGGTATDGGTATETGGDFEPVDVFGGEDMDLRPGADSCYKCTSCDTSCPVAEVDDSFPGPKFQGPEQWRLKRKEDTEIDDSITGCSNCMRCDGACPSDVPLSQMHNSARGEYVDNQMDKLSREYVRNRILANYGTLARVGSKVPRLTNAVMGNSLVQKVNEKVLGITAERDFPEFADETFRSWWKQRGGPKVQSEEKRIAYFHGDYANYNTVEVAKALVRVYEEFGYEILVPDQRCSGTPMFANGMLDDARRSAKVNVENLGDAIENGYDVVASCTSCSMALRQEYPELFDFEGTETVSANTYDALEYLLVNENVIDPVRAVDGDQLDLPDFAYHAPCHSRNQGLDRQAVELFRHLDGVDVEDVGDSCSGISGTYGWKEEKYDYSMEIGEEMFEHMEHAEGETGMTECPTCSMQMEHGTGYEINHPLEVLEKALVETDVEV, from the coding sequence ATGAGCGACGGACACGACACACACCACACGGACGACGACTGCGGCTGTAGCGACGCGGAGGCGACCCGGCCGGCCGGCGCGGGCGCCGTCCCGGACGGCGGCACGGCGACGGACGGCGGCACCGCCACCGAGACGGGCGGCGACTTCGAGCCTGTCGACGTGTTCGGGGGCGAGGACATGGACCTGCGCCCGGGTGCCGACTCCTGTTACAAGTGCACCTCCTGTGACACCTCCTGCCCGGTCGCGGAGGTGGACGACTCCTTCCCGGGACCGAAGTTCCAGGGACCGGAGCAGTGGCGCCTCAAGCGCAAGGAGGACACCGAGATCGACGACTCGATCACCGGCTGTTCGAACTGCATGCGCTGTGACGGCGCGTGTCCATCCGACGTCCCGCTCTCGCAGATGCACAACTCCGCCCGCGGGGAGTACGTCGACAACCAGATGGACAAGCTCTCGCGGGAGTACGTCCGCAACCGCATCCTCGCGAACTACGGCACGCTCGCCCGCGTCGGCTCGAAGGTGCCCCGCCTGACGAACGCCGTGATGGGCAACTCGCTGGTCCAGAAGGTCAACGAGAAGGTGCTCGGCATCACCGCCGAGCGCGACTTCCCGGAGTTCGCCGACGAGACGTTCCGCTCGTGGTGGAAACAGCGCGGCGGGCCGAAGGTGCAAAGCGAGGAGAAGCGGATCGCGTACTTCCACGGCGACTACGCCAACTACAACACCGTCGAGGTGGCGAAGGCGCTCGTCCGCGTGTACGAGGAGTTCGGCTACGAGATCCTCGTCCCCGACCAGCGCTGTTCGGGCACGCCGATGTTCGCCAACGGGATGTTGGACGACGCGCGCCGCTCGGCGAAGGTGAACGTCGAGAACCTCGGCGACGCCATCGAGAACGGCTACGACGTCGTCGCCTCCTGCACCTCCTGTTCGATGGCGCTCCGGCAGGAGTACCCGGAGCTGTTCGACTTCGAGGGAACCGAGACGGTGTCGGCCAACACCTACGACGCGCTGGAGTACCTCCTCGTCAACGAGAACGTCATCGACCCCGTCCGCGCGGTCGACGGCGACCAACTCGACCTCCCGGACTTCGCGTACCACGCGCCGTGTCACTCCCGTAATCAGGGACTCGACCGGCAGGCGGTGGAGCTGTTCCGCCACCTCGACGGCGTCGACGTGGAGGACGTCGGCGACTCCTGCTCGGGCATCTCGGGGACGTACGGCTGGAAGGAGGAGAAGTACGACTACTCGATGGAGATCGGCGAGGAGATGTTCGAGCACATGGAACACGCCGAGGGCGAGACGGGCATGACCGAGTGTCCGACCTGCTCGATGCAGATGGAACACGGGACGGGCTACGAGATCAACCACCCGCTGGAAGTGCTGGAGAAGGCGTTGGTCGAGACGGACGTCGAGGTCTGA
- a CDS encoding low molecular weight phosphatase family protein: protein MSADGADGDAGAAGEEPVKLAFVCVQNAGRSQMSYAFARREAERRGLGDRVELLTGGTHPADHVHDEVVDTMAELGIDVSGRTPQTLTDEELNDCDYVATMGCSTLSLADTVQARDWALADPDGKSPEEVAAIRDEIEGLVVELFDEAFGEHEGDAEDADGATA from the coding sequence ATGAGCGCCGACGGCGCCGACGGCGACGCCGGCGCGGCCGGCGAGGAGCCGGTGAAGCTCGCGTTCGTCTGCGTCCAGAACGCCGGGCGCTCGCAGATGTCGTACGCGTTCGCCCGACGAGAGGCCGAGCGCCGCGGTCTCGGCGACCGCGTCGAACTGCTGACGGGCGGTACCCACCCCGCCGACCACGTCCACGACGAGGTCGTCGACACGATGGCCGAACTCGGCATCGACGTGTCCGGGCGCACGCCCCAGACGCTGACGGACGAGGAACTGAACGACTGCGACTACGTCGCCACGATGGGCTGTTCGACGCTGTCGCTGGCGGACACGGTGCAGGCGCGCGACTGGGCGCTCGCCGACCCCGACGGGAAGTCGCCGGAGGAGGTCGCCGCGATCCGCGACGAGATCGAGGGACTCGTGGTCGAGTTGTTCGACGAGGCGTTCGGCGAACACGAGGGAGACGCCGAGGACGCGGACGGGGCGACCGCGTAG
- a CDS encoding ArsR/SmtB family transcription factor, with product MATTERLERLIADEVGKCCGTDVDDRLADLHALADGAAVDDAAGRADVDALAALGSDTRYRLVRLLATADGDLCVCELEPLVDVSESAVSHALSTLTDAGLLTRRKEGKWRYYGTTDRATALLDALEATREVAE from the coding sequence ATGGCAACGACCGAGCGGTTGGAGCGGCTCATCGCCGACGAGGTCGGCAAGTGTTGCGGGACCGACGTGGACGACCGACTGGCGGACCTCCACGCCCTCGCGGACGGCGCGGCCGTCGACGACGCCGCGGGGCGCGCGGACGTCGACGCGCTGGCCGCGCTGGGGAGCGACACCCGCTACCGGCTCGTCCGCCTCCTCGCGACGGCCGACGGCGACCTCTGTGTCTGTGAGTTGGAGCCGCTCGTCGACGTGAGCGAGTCGGCCGTCAGCCACGCGCTGTCGACGCTGACCGACGCCGGCCTGCTCACCCGCCGCAAGGAGGGGAAGTGGCGCTACTACGGGACGACCGACCGGGCGACGGCCCTGTTGGACGCGCTCGAGGCGACCCGGGAGGTGGCCGAATGA